Proteins co-encoded in one Azospirillum brasilense genomic window:
- a CDS encoding amino acid ABC transporter ATP-binding protein — protein sequence MASAYDTTDVPAPRPVSGEVVIRMAGVQKWYDSFHVLKNIELEVHKGERIVICGPSGSGKSTLIRCINQLEKHQKGTITVNGVTIDAHHRHLDQVRRDVGMVFQQFNLFPHLTVVENCMLAPMRVRGTSKQEARDIAMKYLARVRIPEQADKYPGQLSGGQQQRVAIARSLCMNPKVMLFDEPTSALDPEMVKEVLDTMIGLAEDGMTMLCVTHEMGFAKSVADRVIFMDRGEIVEQATPAEFFTNPKSERTRNFLGQILTH from the coding sequence ATGGCCTCGGCTTACGATACCACGGACGTCCCCGCGCCGCGGCCGGTCAGCGGCGAGGTCGTCATCCGGATGGCCGGCGTCCAGAAATGGTACGACAGCTTCCATGTGCTGAAGAACATCGAGCTGGAGGTCCACAAGGGCGAGCGGATCGTCATCTGCGGCCCCTCGGGCTCCGGCAAGTCCACGCTGATCCGCTGCATCAACCAGCTCGAGAAGCATCAGAAGGGCACGATCACCGTCAACGGCGTCACCATCGACGCCCACCACCGCCACCTCGATCAGGTGCGGCGCGACGTCGGCATGGTGTTCCAGCAGTTCAACCTGTTCCCGCACCTGACCGTGGTCGAGAACTGCATGCTGGCGCCCATGCGGGTGCGCGGCACCTCCAAGCAGGAGGCGCGCGACATCGCCATGAAGTATCTGGCCCGCGTGCGCATCCCGGAGCAGGCGGACAAGTACCCGGGCCAGCTCTCCGGCGGTCAGCAGCAGCGCGTCGCCATCGCGCGGTCGCTGTGCATGAACCCCAAGGTCATGCTGTTCGACGAGCCGACCTCGGCGCTCGACCCCGAGATGGTCAAGGAGGTTCTCGACACCATGATCGGGCTGGCCGAGGACGGCATGACCATGCTGTGCGTCACGCACGAGATGGGCTTCGCCAAGTCGGTCGCCGACCGCGTCATCTTCATGGACCGCGGCGAGATCGTCGAGCAGGCCACCCCCGCCGAGTTCTTCACCAATCCGAAGTCCGAGCGGACCCGCAACTTCCTCGGCCAGATCCTCACCCACTGA